The following are encoded in a window of Dysidea avara chromosome 4, odDysAvar1.4, whole genome shotgun sequence genomic DNA:
- the LOC136252673 gene encoding KRAB-A domain-containing protein 2-like isoform X3 — MVLSIVSTCHICQLKQPQNCTAPLKPIISSGFLTRCQIDLIDMRHMPDDSYCYIAHYMDHWSKFHVLWPLINKSTIEVASGLVHKVFPYFGLPKILLSDNGREFVNEVIREILKSWPGEVTIINGRPRHSQSQGLIEKDNHLVEMQLQAFKCEHKDSNCVSWTDWLPCIQYNLNVQVCRTLKQSPYEVVFGQPPRLAPFAELPEGVDHCIMEEDLTDLI; from the exons CACATGCCATATTTGCCAGCTGAAGCAGCCACAGAATTGTACTGCTCCTTTGAAGCCAATCATTTCATCAGGATTTTTAACACGTTGTCAG ATTGATTTGATAGATATGAGGCACATGCCAGATGATTCTTATTGCTACATTGCACATTACATGGACCACTGGTCAAAGTTTCACGTGCTATGGccactgataaacaagagtACCATTGAAGTAGCTAGTGGGCTTGTGCACAAGGTTTTCCCATATTTTGGGCTCCCCAAAATATTGCTATCAGATAATGGAAGGGAATTTGTTAATGAAGTTATTAGAGAGATATTGAAGTCGTGGCCAGGAGAAGTGACAATAATCAATGGTAGACCTCGCCATTCACAGTCACAAGGTTTAATTGAAAAGGACAACCATCTTGTAGAAATGCAGTTGCAAGCATTTAAATGTGAGCACAAGGATTCCAACTGTGTATCTTGGACTGACTGGCTGCCATGTATTCAAT ATAATTTAAATGTTCAAGTGTGTCGCACTTTAAAACAAAGCCCATATGAAGTGGTGTTTGGCCAGCCACCAAGGTTAGCCCCATTTGCTGAACTTCCCGAAGGAGTTGACCATTGTATAATGGAAGAGGATTTAACTGATCTTATCTAA
- the LOC136252673 gene encoding KRAB-A domain-containing protein 2-like isoform X2 — protein sequence MKVAQYFCSTCHICQLKQPQNCTAPLKPIISSGFLTRCQIDLIDMRHMPDDSYCYIAHYMDHWSKFHVLWPLINKSTIEVASGLVHKVFPYFGLPKILLSDNGREFVNEVIREILKSWPGEVTIINGRPRHSQSQGLIEKDNHLVEMQLQAFKCEHKDSNCVSWTDWLPCIQYNLNVQVCRTLKQSPYEVVFGQPPRLAPFAELPEGVDHCIMEEDLTDLI from the exons ATGAAGGttgctcaatatttttgtaGCACATGCCATATTTGCCAGCTGAAGCAGCCACAGAATTGTACTGCTCCTTTGAAGCCAATCATTTCATCAGGATTTTTAACACGTTGTCAG ATTGATTTGATAGATATGAGGCACATGCCAGATGATTCTTATTGCTACATTGCACATTACATGGACCACTGGTCAAAGTTTCACGTGCTATGGccactgataaacaagagtACCATTGAAGTAGCTAGTGGGCTTGTGCACAAGGTTTTCCCATATTTTGGGCTCCCCAAAATATTGCTATCAGATAATGGAAGGGAATTTGTTAATGAAGTTATTAGAGAGATATTGAAGTCGTGGCCAGGAGAAGTGACAATAATCAATGGTAGACCTCGCCATTCACAGTCACAAGGTTTAATTGAAAAGGACAACCATCTTGTAGAAATGCAGTTGCAAGCATTTAAATGTGAGCACAAGGATTCCAACTGTGTATCTTGGACTGACTGGCTGCCATGTATTCAAT ATAATTTAAATGTTCAAGTGTGTCGCACTTTAAAACAAAGCCCATATGAAGTGGTGTTTGGCCAGCCACCAAGGTTAGCCCCATTTGCTGAACTTCCCGAAGGAGTTGACCATTGTATAATGGAAGAGGATTTAACTGATCTTATCTAA
- the LOC136252673 gene encoding KRAB-A domain-containing protein 2-like isoform X1, which translates to MVLSIVRSKECMKVAQYFCSTCHICQLKQPQNCTAPLKPIISSGFLTRCQIDLIDMRHMPDDSYCYIAHYMDHWSKFHVLWPLINKSTIEVASGLVHKVFPYFGLPKILLSDNGREFVNEVIREILKSWPGEVTIINGRPRHSQSQGLIEKDNHLVEMQLQAFKCEHKDSNCVSWTDWLPCIQYNLNVQVCRTLKQSPYEVVFGQPPRLAPFAELPEGVDHCIMEEDLTDLI; encoded by the exons GTCCAAAGAATGTATGAAGGttgctcaatatttttgtaGCACATGCCATATTTGCCAGCTGAAGCAGCCACAGAATTGTACTGCTCCTTTGAAGCCAATCATTTCATCAGGATTTTTAACACGTTGTCAG ATTGATTTGATAGATATGAGGCACATGCCAGATGATTCTTATTGCTACATTGCACATTACATGGACCACTGGTCAAAGTTTCACGTGCTATGGccactgataaacaagagtACCATTGAAGTAGCTAGTGGGCTTGTGCACAAGGTTTTCCCATATTTTGGGCTCCCCAAAATATTGCTATCAGATAATGGAAGGGAATTTGTTAATGAAGTTATTAGAGAGATATTGAAGTCGTGGCCAGGAGAAGTGACAATAATCAATGGTAGACCTCGCCATTCACAGTCACAAGGTTTAATTGAAAAGGACAACCATCTTGTAGAAATGCAGTTGCAAGCATTTAAATGTGAGCACAAGGATTCCAACTGTGTATCTTGGACTGACTGGCTGCCATGTATTCAAT ATAATTTAAATGTTCAAGTGTGTCGCACTTTAAAACAAAGCCCATATGAAGTGGTGTTTGGCCAGCCACCAAGGTTAGCCCCATTTGCTGAACTTCCCGAAGGAGTTGACCATTGTATAATGGAAGAGGATTTAACTGATCTTATCTAA